The Corynebacterium halotolerans YIM 70093 = DSM 44683 region AGGTGGAACTGAACCTGTTCGCCTGGTCCTTCCAGTTCCCCGCGGGCATCGGCTACCTGTTCTCCGCCATCGCCGGCGCGCTGATCATGGCGCTGGCGGGCGGGGTACGCATGATCGAGTTGCGCCGCCAGGTGAAGAAGCTGCGCAGGCAACAGCGGTGACATTCTCCCGGAGCACGTGGGGGCGCCCCGCGCACACCGTTTGAGCTCAGAACCAGGCCTCGGCCAGCAGCTGCAGTGAGCGGTTCCGGACGGCCGGATCGAACGCGTAGGTGACGGTGATGAGCTCGTCGGCGCCGGTGCGTGTCACGAACTCCTCCAGCTGCCCCTTCACCGTCTGTGGGGCACCCACCGCCTTGATCCGCAGCATGGACCGGTCTCGGCTGCCCTGCCCCGTGAGCGTCTCCGGGTCCACCGGCGGTTGGATCCGGCGGGACCGGCCGCGCTGGATGTCGAGGAACATCTGCTCGACGGTCGTGAATTCCCGCTCCGCCTCCTCGTCGGTGTCGGCGACCATGACGTTGACGCCGGCCATGACGTAGGGCTCGTCAATCTGGGCGGTGGGTGATTCGGTGGTGAATGCGTCCCGGTACACCTGAATGGCATCCTCCACCTGGTCGGGCGCGAAATGCGAGGCCAGGGAGAAGGGCAGACCCAGTTGTCCGGCGATCGACGCGCCGTTGACAGTTGAACCAAGCACCCAGATGGGCACCTCGGTTCCGGCCGAGGCGGCGGACATGATCGGCATACTGTGCGCGGTACCCGTTTCACCGAACCAGCCCTGCAGGTCATAGATGCTCTGGGCGAAGGCCTGCGGCTCGGCCGAGGAGCGATTCAGCGCCTGGGCGGTCATCCGGTCTGTTCCCGGAGCCCGCCCCAGTCCCAGGTCGATCCGGTCCCCATGGATATTGGCCATGGTTCCGTACTGCTCCGCCACCATCAACGGAGCGTGATTGGGCAGCATCACCCCGCCGGAACCGAGACGGATGCGCTCGGTGACCGAGGCGGCCCGGGAGATCAGCAGCGCGGTGGCACTGGAGGCGAGATTCGGGGTGTTGTGGTGCTCGGCGAACCAGAGCCGACGGTAACCCAACTGGTCGGCGAGGCGGGCGGACTCCATCGAGGCGGCGATGGCACCGCGGGCCGTGGAACCCTCGGAGATGGAGACCAGATCAAGAATGCTCAACGGCACAGACAAATCGGAGTTTCCTTACATCAACAGAAAATACATGCCTACACCAGAGACAACCAGCCCCCACGGCACTTCATTCCCACCCGCTGCAGATCGGAGCGTGACCGTCAGCCCGCCGGCGGTGACCGGGACGCCAAATACTGGGACGGCGGGCGGGTGTCCGGCCTCGGCTTCAGCCGCCGATGAGGCTGAGCACCAGCCAGGTGACCATGGCCGAGGGCAGCATGCCGTCGATCCGGTCCATGAATCCGCCGTGTCCCGGCAGCAGCCCGGACATGTCCTTGATGCCCAGTTCGCGCTTGAACTGGGACTCGACCAGGTCCCCGAGGGTCGCACAGACGACCAGGCCCACCCCCAGCAGGGCACCCACCCACCACTGGTGCTCGAGCAGCAGGGACACGGACAACGCTCCCGCCACCACCCCGCCGATGACGGATCCCGCGAAGCCCTCCCAGGATTTCTTGGGGCTGACGGCCGGTGCCATCGGGTGCGAACCGAACATGACGCCGACGACGTAGCCGCCCGTGTCGGAGGCGACCACGCACAGCATGAAGGTGATGATGTAGAACCCGCCCGGCACCCCGTCAGCCGAGTCCGCGGAGATCAGGGAGAGCATCGCGGCGAAGCTGGCGAACAGCGGGATCCAGGTGAGCACGAAGATGCCGACGGCGGTGTCGCGCAGGTAGTTCTTCGGGGGCGTGCGCCGGCCGTGGGAGAACAGCCGGCCGAACATGAGCACCAGCACCGCGGTGACGAACGCGGCGACGAGACCGTTGGTGCCGAACGGCCAGGACAGCCACACCATCGCCTGCCCGAGGACGATCATCGGCACGAGCGGAATGAGGTAGGAACGCTCGTTCAGCCGGGTGACCACCTCCCAGGTGGCCACGCCGACGGCGGCGGCGACCAGCGGGTACCAGCCGAGGGGGCCGATCCACACGGCCAGCAGGGCCAGCGCGCCGAGGACCACGCTGACCCCGACGGCAACCGGCAGGTTGCGGCCGGCGGAGTTCCTGGGACGGGGCAGATGGTCCACACCCAGGGGACGACGGGATGCGCCACTGACGTCACTCACCTGGCTCCTCCTGCTTCATGTCTGGTCGTTGATGCGTGCTGACCGGGGTCATCGCACGCGAAGGCGCACAAAAACACCGCCTCCCGGGGGCACGACCGGTGCACCTGAGTCTAGTGTGCGGTCGGTCTCCGGCCCGGATGGCGGTGCCCGGAGTGTTCTGCTCGGAGGTCAGACCTCCATGAGCTCATCTTCCTTGCGGGTGACGAGCTCGTCGATCTGGGCGACGTAGGTCTGGGTGGTCTTGTCGAGATCCTTCTCGGCCGAGGCCACCTCGTCCTCGCCGGCGTCGCCGTCCTTCTGGAGCTTCTTGAGCTGCTCCATACCCTTGCGGCGGATGTTGCGGATGGCGATCTTGCCGTCCTCGCCCTTGGACTTGGCCAGCTTGACCATGTCGCGGCGGCGCTCCTCGGTCAACTGCGGGATGGTCACGCGCAGCACCTGACCGTCATTGGTGGGGTTGACACCGAGATCGGAGTTGCGGATCGCGTTCTCGACCTCGTTCATCGTGGACATGTCGTACGGCTTGATCAGCAGCATGCGGGGCTCGGGCACCGAGATCGTCGCCATCTGCGGGATGGGCGTGGGCACGCCGTAGAACTCGGCGATGACGCCGTTGAACATGGCCGGGTTGGCGCGGCCGGTGCGGATGGTCACGAGCTCCTCGCGGGTGTGCTCGACGGAGGCGGTCATACGCTCCTCGGACTCGAGGAGAATGTCATCGATCATGGGGGCGGTTCCTTTGCTACTTGACGTGTCGTCGCGCTCACCCGCGGGTGTGACGCACGAACCTCGGGATAAATCTATCAGGACTTGACGAGGGTGCCGATGCGCTCCCCCGCCACCGCACGGGCGATGTTGCCGTGGGTGAGCAGGTTGAACACGAGAATCGGCATGCTGTTGTCCATGCACAGGGAGAAGGCGGTGGCGTCGGCGACCTTGAGGCCCTTCTCGATGACCTCGCGCGGGGTGATCTCGTGGAAGAGCTCGGCGTCCGGGTTGGTGCGCGGGTCGTCGGAGTACACACCGTCGACGGCCTTGGCCAGGAACAGGACGTCGCAGCCGATCTCCAGCGCGCGCTGGGCGGCGGTGGTGTCGGTGGAGAAGTACGGCATGCCCATGCCGGCGCCGAAGATGACCACGCGGCCCTTCTCCAGGTGCCGGGCGGCGCGCAGCGGCAGGTAGGGCTCGGCGACCTGGGCCATGTTGATGGCGGTCTGCACGCGACACTCGACCCCCTCCTGCAGGAGGAAGTCCTGCAGGGCCAGACAGTTCATCACGGTGCCGAGCATGCCCATGTAGTCGGAGCGCGCCCGGTCCATGCCGCGCTGCTGCAGCTCGGCTCCGCGGAAGAAGTTGCCGCCGCCGATGACCACGGCGATCTCGGCGCCGTCGCGGGCGACCTCGGCGATCTGGCGGGCGACGTTCTCGACCACGTCCGGGTCGATACCGACCTTGCCGCCACCGAACATCTCACCCCCCAGCTTCAGCATCACTCGCTTGTAGCCGGTTCTCGTCGAGCTGTCAGGGGTGGTCACCGTGCGATCTCCTTTGGGTGGGGTGCGGTGGACGCCGGGGCATGGCTCATCGACACGCGATCAGTCGGGCCGACGCCTCGGGGGTCTTGATGTCGGGTCCATCCTACCGAACGGCCACCCCACGATGTTCTCCTGCCCGGGCACGGCGGACCGTGCACCATCCCCCGGTGAAAAAGCACCGGACCCCCGGGCCGCGCGGGGCGGTCCGGGGGTCCGGTGGGCTGAACGGAGTCAGCGGGTGCCGTCGGAGGCGGGCAGCCTACTGCTGGCCGACCTCGAAGCGGACGAAGGAGGTCAGCGTGACGCCGGCCTCGTCCATGAGCTGCTTGACGGTCTTCTTGTTGTCGGCGACGGACGGCTGCTCGAGCAGGACGACGTCCTTGTAGAAGCCGTTCAGGCGGCCCTCGACGATCTTCGGGATGGCCTGCTCCGGCTTGCCCTCCTCGCGGGTGATCTGCTCCGCGATGGAGCGCTCCTTCTCGACGACCTCGGCCGGAACGTCCTCACGGGTGAGGTACTGGGCCTTGAGCGCGGCCACCTGCATGGCGGCGGTCTTGGCGGCGTTGCCGGCCTCATCGCCGGAGCCGGTGTAGGCGACCAGCACGCCGACGGCCGGCGGCAGGTCGGCGGAGCGCTGGTGCAGGTACACGGAGACGTTGTCGCCCTCGATGGTCGCGGCGCGGCGCAGCTCGAGCTTCTCGCCGATCTTGGCGGACAGCTCCTGGATGGCGTCCGCGGCGGGCCGGCCGTCGACGTCGGTCTGGGCGAGCTCCTCGGCGGAGTTGGCCTTGGCGGCGGCGGCGGCGTCGGCGATCTTGGCGGCGAAGTCCTTGAACTCGGCGTTCTTGGCCACGAAGTCGGTCTCGGAGTTGACCTCGATCATGGTGTTGCCGGAGACCGCGACCAGACCCTCGGACGCGCTGCGCTCAGCGCGCTTGCCGACGTCCTTGGCGCCCTTGATGCGCAGCAGCTCCACGGCCTTGTCGAAATCGCCCTCGGTCTCCTCCAGGGCCTTCTTGCAGTCGAGCATGCCGGAGCCGGTGAGCTCGCGGAGCTTCTTGACGTCTGCAGCAGTGTAGTTCGCCATAGTTCGGGCGATCCTCCTCGTGTAGGAACAGTATTCGTTGGGAAAGACTAGCTGACGCGCCGCGCTCTCGCCGGAGACCGGGTCCGGCGTGTGGCTCCCGTCAGCGGGCCGGGGTCGGCGGCGCATCGGCGGAACGGACGGGAAAGCCCCCGCCCCCGGCCGGCCCCGCAGGACGCGGTGCGTGCACTGGCAGGGGTGGCGGGATGGCGGGGGCGCCGTTCCGGGCTGGGACCTACTGCTCGGCGGCGGCGGTCTCGGTGGCCTCGGCTGCCGGAGCCTCGGAGGACTCGGCGGCCTTCTCGGCGTCGGCCTCGACCTTCTCCTGGGTGTCGCCGGCGGCCTCCCTGGCGGCGGCCAGCTGACGCTCCTCGCGGGCCTTCTTGCCCTCCTCCACGGCGGTGGAGATGACCTTGGACAGCAGGGCGGTGGAGCGGATGGCGTCGTCGTTGCCCGGAATCGGGAAGTCGACCTCATCCGGGTCACAGTTGGTGTCGAGGATGGCGACGACCGGGATGTTCAGCTTCTTCGCCTCGTCGACGGCGATGTGCTCCTTGTTCGTGTCGATGATCCACAGGGCGGAGGGCACCTTGGTCATGTCGGCGATGCCACCGAGCACGCGCTCGAGCTTGGTGCGCTCGCGGGTGAGCATGAGGACTTCCTTCTTGGTGCGGCCCTCGTAGCCGTTCTCCGCGGCGTCCATGGCCTGCAGTTCCTTCATGCGGTGCAGACGCTTGGACACGGTCTGGAAGTTGGTGAGCATGCCACCGAGCCAGCGGTGGTTGACGTACGGCATGCCGACACGCTCGGCCTCGTTCTGCACGGCCTCCTGGGCCTGCTTCTTGGTGCCGACGAACAGGATGCTGCCGCCGTGGGCGACGGTCTCCTTGACGAACTCGAACGCGGTGTCGATGTAGGTCAGGGTCTGCTGCAGGTCGATGATGTAGATGCCGTTGCGGTCGGTGAAGATGAAACGACGCATCTTCGGGTTCCAACGGCGGGTCTGGTGGCCGAAGTGGACACCGGCGTCGAGAAGCTCGCGCATGGTTACGACTGCCATGTCACGCTCACTTTCTGTCTAGGGTTTCGGTTTCTGTGGAGCTCGTGCAGGTTTTTGTCCTGCACCCTAGCGACGAAGACCGTCCGACACCCTGGGAACATGCCCCCGGGACCTCGTCGGAGCCGGCTCCCCCATCTCGGGGCTTCGCCGCGCGTAGTCAGCGGGCCCTGGTGAGGACACACTGCTGTCACCGAGTTTAGCCCCTGGCAGGACGGTCGCCAAAACGACGCGCAGGTTGTCCACAGGGCGGGTCCCCGGACGCAACTTCCGCCCCACCATCCACAGGAGGACGCGTTCCGACGTCGCACCCGTCCCCCGAAGGTGGGAGGGTGCGGGATATGCGCCTCCCCCACCGTCGCGTCCCCGCGTCCCTACTGGCCGTCGCCGCCACCGTCGCCATCACCGCCACCGTCTCCTTCCCCGCCGCCCCATCCGCGGCCGCCTACGTCGACCCGACGACCGGCGGGTCCGTGGCCACCCGCGTGACCCGCGCCTTCAACAAACCGGAGCACAACTGGCTGCCCGGCCACCGCGGTGTCGACCTCGCCCTCGGGATAGGTGAACCCGTGGTGGCGGCCGGGGACGGCGTGGTCGCCCACGCGGGCGTGGTGGCGGGCACGCCGGTGGTCTCCGTCGACCACGACGACGGGGTGCGCACCACCTATCAACCGGTGCACGCGCGGGTGCGGCAGGGCGAGGAGGTCGCCGAGGGCCAGGCCATCGGCACGCTCGGGCATCCGGTGGATGGCTATCCGGGTCTGCACTGGGGTGCGCGCTCCGGCCCGGACCGCGACGAGTACCTCAATCCCCTGTCCCTGCTGGACGCGCCGACGATCCGGCTCAAACCCTTCTGACCGGCCAGGGCAGTTCAGGCGCGCGGGTGGGCGCGGGAGTAGACCTCCTTGAGCCGCTGGGCGGAGACGTGCGTGTAGATCTGCGTGGTCTGCAGGGAGGAGTGGCCGAGCAGTTCCTGGACCACGCGCAGGTCGGCCCCGCCTTCCAGCAGGTGTGTGGCCGCGGAGTGACGCAGGCTGTGCGGGGACAGGTCCGGGGTGCCGGTGA contains the following coding sequences:
- a CDS encoding LLM class flavin-dependent oxidoreductase, translated to MPLSILDLVSISEGSTARGAIAASMESARLADQLGYRRLWFAEHHNTPNLASSATALLISRAASVTERIRLGSGGVMLPNHAPLMVAEQYGTMANIHGDRIDLGLGRAPGTDRMTAQALNRSSAEPQAFAQSIYDLQGWFGETGTAHSMPIMSAASAGTEVPIWVLGSTVNGASIAGQLGLPFSLASHFAPDQVEDAIQVYRDAFTTESPTAQIDEPYVMAGVNVMVADTDEEAEREFTTVEQMFLDIQRGRSRRIQPPVDPETLTGQGSRDRSMLRIKAVGAPQTVKGQLEEFVTRTGADELITVTYAFDPAVRNRSLQLLAEAWF
- a CDS encoding phosphatidate cytidylyltransferase, which codes for MSDVSGASRRPLGVDHLPRPRNSAGRNLPVAVGVSVVLGALALLAVWIGPLGWYPLVAAAVGVATWEVVTRLNERSYLIPLVPMIVLGQAMVWLSWPFGTNGLVAAFVTAVLVLMFGRLFSHGRRTPPKNYLRDTAVGIFVLTWIPLFASFAAMLSLISADSADGVPGGFYIITFMLCVVASDTGGYVVGVMFGSHPMAPAVSPKKSWEGFAGSVIGGVVAGALSVSLLLEHQWWVGALLGVGLVVCATLGDLVESQFKRELGIKDMSGLLPGHGGFMDRIDGMLPSAMVTWLVLSLIGG
- the frr gene encoding ribosome recycling factor, which gives rise to MIDDILLESEERMTASVEHTREELVTIRTGRANPAMFNGVIAEFYGVPTPIPQMATISVPEPRMLLIKPYDMSTMNEVENAIRNSDLGVNPTNDGQVLRVTIPQLTEERRRDMVKLAKSKGEDGKIAIRNIRRKGMEQLKKLQKDGDAGEDEVASAEKDLDKTTQTYVAQIDELVTRKEDELMEV
- the pyrH gene encoding UMP kinase — protein: MLKLGGEMFGGGKVGIDPDVVENVARQIAEVARDGAEIAVVIGGGNFFRGAELQQRGMDRARSDYMGMLGTVMNCLALQDFLLQEGVECRVQTAINMAQVAEPYLPLRAARHLEKGRVVIFGAGMGMPYFSTDTTAAQRALEIGCDVLFLAKAVDGVYSDDPRTNPDAELFHEITPREVIEKGLKVADATAFSLCMDNSMPILVFNLLTHGNIARAVAGERIGTLVKS
- the tsf gene encoding translation elongation factor Ts, yielding MANYTAADVKKLRELTGSGMLDCKKALEETEGDFDKAVELLRIKGAKDVGKRAERSASEGLVAVSGNTMIEVNSETDFVAKNAEFKDFAAKIADAAAAAKANSAEELAQTDVDGRPAADAIQELSAKIGEKLELRRAATIEGDNVSVYLHQRSADLPPAVGVLVAYTGSGDEAGNAAKTAAMQVAALKAQYLTREDVPAEVVEKERSIAEQITREEGKPEQAIPKIVEGRLNGFYKDVVLLEQPSVADNKKTVKQLMDEAGVTLTSFVRFEVGQQ
- the rpsB gene encoding 30S ribosomal protein S2; protein product: MAVVTMRELLDAGVHFGHQTRRWNPKMRRFIFTDRNGIYIIDLQQTLTYIDTAFEFVKETVAHGGSILFVGTKKQAQEAVQNEAERVGMPYVNHRWLGGMLTNFQTVSKRLHRMKELQAMDAAENGYEGRTKKEVLMLTRERTKLERVLGGIADMTKVPSALWIIDTNKEHIAVDEAKKLNIPVVAILDTNCDPDEVDFPIPGNDDAIRSTALLSKVISTAVEEGKKAREERQLAAAREAAGDTQEKVEADAEKAAESSEAPAAEATETAAAEQ
- a CDS encoding M23 family metallopeptidase: MRLPHRRVPASLLAVAATVAITATVSFPAAPSAAAYVDPTTGGSVATRVTRAFNKPEHNWLPGHRGVDLALGIGEPVVAAGDGVVAHAGVVAGTPVVSVDHDDGVRTTYQPVHARVRQGEEVAEGQAIGTLGHPVDGYPGLHWGARSGPDRDEYLNPLSLLDAPTIRLKPF